The sequence TGGCCTCGGCACCGCTGTTGGCAAAGAACACATGGGCGAGCCCGCTGGATTCTGCCAACTGGTGGGCGAGCGTCATCGCCGGCCGGTTGTAGAAGGCCGGGCTCGGATTCATGAGGGTATGCGCCTGCGCCGTGATCGCGGCGACCAGCGCGGGGTGACCGTGTCCCAGGCTGTTCACCGCCCAGCCCTGCACCATGTCCAGATAGCGTCGGCCCTGTTCGTCCCACAGCCAGGAGCCCTCGCCGCGGGCCATGACGATGTGTTCCGGACGCAGGGCAATCGGCATCAGGGCGTGATGGGAAACGACATGGTGATTCATTGGCGTAGCTCCTGGGAGGTCGTAGAAATGAAAAAGGCCGCGGTGTGTCCGCGGCCTTTCAGGGGGAATTCAGGATCCGGTGGCGCTGGCTATGCAGCCAAATGCCCTGTTCCGGTCTGCCAGCTTCCTTCCTGCAAGCGCACCGCGGCCCCGCGTGTTGCGCGGCGGCCGGAGCGACGTCGGGAGGACAGGAAGAGATTCAGGCAGTACATGGGGCAATCGTGCAGGCGGATGCTGCATTGCGTCAAGAGTCACGACACCTCGCGCGGCAGGCGCGCAGCACAGGATTCCGGAAAGTCCTGGTCGTGCGGGCTACTTCTTGGGAGTCATCAGATCCCGCCGGAAGGACGGGAGATCGAAGTCGGCCTGATCTACCGTGGCGGCGATCTCGCGCAACAAGGCTTCAACATCCGGGGCCTTCGATGCGGCCTTCTTGACCAGCACGCGCGCGATCGGCCCCATGCGCGCCGCGAGCAGCAGCGCCGCGCGATCGACAATATCCGGCGTGAGCGGTTGCGCCATCAGCGAGCCGCCCAAGCTCGCATGCGCGCGAGTCTGGGCTTGGCTGCTGCCGGTACCGCCACCGCCGGTCGCCGCGGTGGCCGCCGCACTGCCGACAACCAGCGTTTTGCCGGCACCGCCGGTCTTGCTCCCCAACGCCGCATGCGCCGAAAGAAAGGCGGTGCGGTCGTCAGCGTTTTCCAGATGATTCGCCAGAAGGTCGCGCAGGCTTTCCACATCGACAGCCTGTCCCGCCGCCCGACGCACCAGCAGCTTGGCCATCGGTCCAACGTGACGTGCGAGATCGGCCTCGAAGAGAGACAGGGTCCTCGCGTCGAATTGCGTTTGGTTCGCGCCTTGAGTAGAAGCATGGACTGGCACCGGCGTGCCGGTAACCTCGCCCTGCTGCGTCGGAATTTCCGACTGTCGCCGCGCACCTTGACGGGCGTAGGCCGCCATCGCCATGGCGATCGCTTCCTGCCCCAAGACCACGGTGCTATCGGTGATCGCCGCGTTCACCGGTCCATGGCTCGCTTCCACGAGCGCCTGCTTGAACTCGCGCGCAGAGCGGAAGCGCAGATCACGATCACGCGCGAGCGCCTTGGCAACCACGCCCTCGAAGTGGCGCCAGCGCGCGCCCTGCGCATGGCTCGACAGCGTCGGAGCTTCCTGCGTCACCGTCCTGTACATCACTGACTCCAGCGTCCCGGAGAAAGGCGGCGCGCCGGTCAGAAGCTGGTAGAGCAATGCCCCGGCGGCGTAGATGTCGATGCGCTGATCGATGCCCTCACCGGAGAATTGCTCGGGCGCCATGAAACCCGGCGTCCCCAGCATCGACCCGTCGAGCGTGAGGCCATTGGCCTCGATGCGCGCGATGCCGAAGTCGGTCACCTTGACCTGCCCGGTGCCGGTCACCATGAGGTTTGCGGGCTTGATATCGCGGTGCCAGACGCCGTGATGATGCGCGTACTCCAGCGCGTCAAGCAGCTGGAACATGACGCTGACGACATCCTCTTCGGGAAACTCCACCTTGCGGTCGAGGTATTCGCGCAAGGTGTTGCCGGCCACGAATTCCATCGCGATATAGGCGAAATCCTGATCCTCGCCGTACTCGTACACCGCGGCGATACCGGGGTGCGCCAAGCGGCCCGCGGCCTTGGCTTCGTTCTTGAAGCGCGCAACCGCCATCGGGCCGGTGCCCTCGCCTTCGATCAGCTGGCGGCGGATGGTCTTGATCGCCAGCGGACGCTGGATCACCGGGTCGAAGGCCTCGAACACGATGCCCATCGCGCCCTCACCCAGCCTTCTGCGGATCGGGTACTTGCCAATGCGTTCAGGAGTTGCTGCGCTCATACTCAAATCAACAAACGGGAGAACGGGTGCTCAGCTCTCGAGCATCTTCATCGCCTGGACCAGGCTCTTGCGCATCCGGCCGAAGGATTCCGCCAGCGTACCAATCTCGTCGCGACTGCGCGTCTTGAACTCCGGCGCATCGAGCTCGCCCAGACTCACGCGGTCGGACAGTGCGGACAGGCGGCTCACCGGACGGATCACCAGGAACCACATCAGCAAGTTAAGTGCGATACCGATCGCGAGGAACACGCCGACGATCATCGTCATGAAGACCTTGAACGCCTTCTCCGCACGCTGGAAAGGCACGTCCATCGGCACGGAGACGACCTGGGCGCCGATCACCTCATTGAGCGTCCAGCCAAAGCCGTTCGAAGGACCGTACTTGGCAATCATCGGTTGCGGCGCGGCCGCAGCGGTGCTGTGGCACGCCAGGCAAGCAGGGTTGGTGATGCGGATCGGCCGCGCCACGTACAGCGAGCGCCCCGTCGGGGTATCACGCTGGCCCACGAACTCCTTGAGCTCGTCGCGGTTGCGGAATTGCGTGACAAGATCGCTCTCCCACTCCACCGCGCGGTCGCGAGGATTGGTCGGGTTCAGCGTCGCTTCCTTGTAGTTGTATTCCGGATGGGTCTTGCGTAGCTCGTTGAGCACTTCCGTCGCGGAGTAGGCCGGCACCGACTGCGGCAGGAAGGTCTGCTCCATCTGGTCCTTGAGCAACGGCGCAATCTGAGTGCTGGTGTAGGTGCGCACCGCGATCGCTTTTTCCATCAGGAAGCGCGCCGTCTCCAGTACCTCATCCTCCGCGCCCCGCTGCAGGAGGCTGCGCGTGATCGAAGCGGCAGCACCAAGCCCGATCAGGAAGACGATGAGGAACACGAGGTTGAACTTCAACAGCAGCTTCACGGCGAGGTCTCCTTGGCACCGAATCGTCAAAACTGAAAATCATGCGATTGCGGACCTTAGCAGACCGCATGCCAGTGTCAAAGGAAGTTCGCACCGCTCGCAACAGCAGGAGAATGGCCGCTTACACCTACACTGCCAGGACAGACATCACGGCGGATTCCGCAACGACCGTAGTCACAGTCACACGAAATGTGGAGAATCCCGTCGCCGAAGTATCGAAACCATAAAAACCCCCTTGGAGACGAACCCGTGGATTTGGAAGTCTGGCTTGCCCCGGTTTCTGAAGACTCACCCTGCGGCCCCAACCTGGAGTACGACCCCGAGTTCCAACAACTCGAGGAGGCCGCCAAGGAAAAGCCGGATCAGGAGTTCGGGGGGGACGGCGCCTATCAGCGCATCGAAGGCGCTTCGGCGGACTGGTCTGCAGTCCGCAAGCTTGCCGAAAGCCTGATCACCCGCACCAAGGACCTGCGCGTTGCGGTCTATCTGTTGCAGGCACTCCTCGCCACCGAGGGTTTCAAGGGCATGGACGTCGGCGCGCGCCTGATCCATGGCCTGCTTGAGCGCTATTGGGACAAGCTCCATCCCGAGCTCGACGCCGACGACAACGACGACCCCACCATGCGCGTGAACGCGCTGAGCCCCCTGGCTTCGACCGATGCGGTGGTCGCCACGCTGCGCAGCGCCTGGGTCGTCCGCTCACGCCAGCATGGCGTGCTGACCGTGCGCGACATCGAGGTGATGCTCGGCAAGATGCCGGCGCGCGAAAACGGGCCGCAATTCTCCGAACTGCAGATTGCCGCGATGATCGGCGAGGCCATCAAGGAGTCGCCCGAACTCGTACGCACGGCACGCAGCGCGCTGGACACCACAAAGGCCATCAGCTCCCTGCTGATCGACCGCGTCGGCGCTGCGGCCTCCCTCGACCTGAAGCAGTTGGTGACGACACTCTATGGGGTGCAGCAGCAGGTACAGGCCGCCGCGCCCAGCGGCGATCAGACGGCCACGGCAGCAGTCGAAGAGGGCGCCGAATCCGGATCGGGCAGCTCTGCGACAGTTGTCATCGCGCGGTCCGGAGAGATTCGCTCTCGCGAGGATGTTGTCACAACGCTGGACAGGATCTGCGAGTACCTTTCGCGCACCGAACCGACCAGCCCCGTTCCCATCCTCTTGCGTCGCGCGCAACGCATGATGGGCATGAGCTTCCTCGAACTGATCAACGACATGGCGCCGGATGGGCTTCCCCAGGCCGAGCGGGTGGTTGGTCAGCGTCTCGACCAGTAACAGACGCTTAGCGATAGCAGGCGCCTTATTCGGAGCAGTTGCATCGATCGGGCCGGGCTTCGCGCGCTCGCAGACCCGACCCCACCCCTACGGAGGCAAAGCAAATGGCAGGCAGTAGCCAGAAGTTCATCGCGCGCAATCGCGCACCGCGAGTCCAGATCGAATACGACGTCGAACTCTACGGCGCCGAGAAGAAGGTCCAGCTTCCCTTCGTGATGGGCGTGCTGGCGGATCTCTCCGGCAAGCCTGCCGAGCCGCTCGCGCCGGTCGCCGACCGCAAGTTCCTCGAAATCGACGTCGACAACTTCGACACCCGCATGAAGTCGATGAAGCCGCGCGTCGCGTTCCAGGTGCCGAACACCCTCACCGGTGAAGGCAACCTCAACGTCGAACTGACCTTCGAGAGCATGGACGACTTCTCGCCAGCCGCCATCGCGCGGAAGGTGGATTCGCTCAACAAGCTGCTCGAAGCGCGCCAGCAGCTCTCGAATCTCATTACCTACATGGATGGCAAGAGCGGCGCCGAAGAGCTGATCTCCAAGGTCCTGCAGGACCCTGCCCTGCTCCAGACCCTGGCTTCAACGCCCAAGCCCGAAGACGGCCCGAGCGCCTGACACAGTGCGTGCGGCCTGATCCGTTGCTGGCCGCAGAGAAAACTCAAGAGGAGGCCTAGTCATGGCAGACCCGCAACTCGAATCCGGCGCACAAGGCGTCGCCGCCGAGGCAAATGAATTCGCCTCGCTGCTGCAGAAAGAATTCAAGCCCAAGACCGACGAGGCCAAGGAGGCCGTCGGTCGCGCGGTACGCACTCTCGCTGAACAAGCGCTGTCGCAGACCCAGCTGATCGGCAACGACGTCGTCAAGTCGATCGAAGCGATCATCGCCGAGCTCGACAAGAAGCTCTCGGAGCAGATCAACCAGATCATGCACCAGGCCGACTTCCAGAAACTGGAAGGCGCCTGGCGCGGCCTGCACTACCTGGTGAACAACACCGAGACCGATGAGATGCTCAAAGTCCGCGTGATGAACATCTCCAAGGCCGATGTGGGCAAGACCCTCAAGCGCTACAAGGGCACGGCCTGGGACCAGAGCCCGCTCTTCAAGAAGGTGTACGAGGAAGAGTACGGCCAGTTCGGCGGCGAACCGTATGGCTGCATCGTGGGCGACTACCACTTCGACCACAGCCCGCAGGACGTCGAGCTGTTGGCCGAAATGGCCAAGGTCTCGGCCGCCGCCCACACGCCCTTCATCGCCGGCGTCTCGCCGACCGTGATGCAGATGGAAACCTGGCAAGAGCTCGCCAACCCGCGCGACCTCAGCAAGATCTTCACCACGCCCGAGTACGCCGCCTGGCGCTCGCTGCGCGAGTCCGACGATGCTCGCTACATCGGTCTGGCGATGCCGCGCTTCCTCGCGCGCATCCCCTACGGTGCGAAGACCAACCCGGTCGAAGAGTTCGACTTCGAGGAAGACACCGCGGGCGCTGACCACAACAAGTACACCTGGGCCAACTCCGCCTATGCAATGGCGGTGAACATCAACCGCTCCTTCAAGGAATACGGCTGGTGCTCGCGCATCCGCGGGATCGAATCCGGCGGCGCGGTCGAAGGCCTGCCGGTGCACTCTTTCCCGACGGACGACGGCGGCGTGGACATGAAGTGCCCGACCGAGATCGCGATCAGTGATCGTCGCGAAGCCGAACTCGCGAAGAACGGTTTCATGCCGCTGATCCATCGCAAGAACTCCGATTTCGCCGCCTTTATCGGCGCGCAGTCCCTGCAGAAACCGGCCGAGTACGACGATCCGGATGCCACGGCCAACGCCAACCTGGCCGCCCGCCTGCCCTACCTGTTTGCCACCTGTCGCTTTGCGCACTACCTCAAGTGCATCGTGCGCGACAAGGTGGGCTCCTTCAAGGAACGCGGCGACGTGCAGCGCTGGCTGCAGGACTGGATCATGAACTACGTGGATGGGGACCCTGCCCACTCCTCCGAAGACACCAAGGCCCGTCGCCCGCTCGCGGCCGCCGAAGTCGTCGTGGAAGAAGTGGAGGGCAACCCGGGTTACTACTCCTCGAAGTTCTTCCTGCGTCCGCACTACCAGCTGGAAGGCCTGACGGTGTCATTGCGCCTGGTTTCCAAGCTGCCCTCGCAGAAGGCGGGCTGATCGCCCCTCGGACGCGAGACGCAAGCAAGAAGCGCTCAAAAGGGGCCGCCAGGGCCCCGTTCTCAACAAGCCGGTGCCGCGGGTTGACGACCCCCATCCTGCGCGCACGCGTACCGGCCCCCAAACTCTTGCGGGTTGCGAAACTGGAGGAAGACCATGGCAGTGGACATGTTCATCAAGATTGGTGACATCAAGGGCGAGTCGAAGGACGAGAAGCACGCAGATGAAGTCGACGTGCTGGCCTGGAGCTGGGGCCTGAGCCAATCGGGTACGGCGCATTCGGGTACCGGCGCCGGCGCCGGCAAGGTGAACGTGCAGGACATCTCGCTCACCAAGTGGGTGGATTCGAGCTCGACCGCGCTGATCGTGGCGGCCTGCAAGGGCACGCACATCAAGGAAGCCAAGCTGACCGTCCGCAAGGCCGGCGACAAGCCCCTCGAGTACATCAAGATCACGCTCAACGACGTGCTGGTGTCCTCGGTGCAGACCGGTGGTTCGGGTGGCGAAGACCGCCTGACCGAAAACGTCGTGCTCAACTTCGCCAAGTTCAAGGTCGAGTACACCATCCAGGCCAAGGAAGGCGGCGCGGGCGCTACCTCCACGGCCGCCTGGGACATCCCGGCAAACAAGCCGCAAGGCTGATCGACAGCCCGGTCCGAAGCGGGACGGGCACTGCCCGTCCCGCCACCTTCCGATTGATCCGCCACTCTCGCGTGGCAAAACAGGCGATGCAGCACCATGGCCCTGGACGACATGTTCCTCAAGATCGAAGGCTCGCGTCAGGGCCCGATCAACGGCGGTTCGGTTGACGTCAAGCACAAGGACGAGATCGACATCCTTTCCTGGTCCTGGGGCATGCAGGGCAACGCGAACGCCTTCCAGACCGGCACCAGCCGCACGACGCTGGACGAGCTCGTCGTCAGCAAGAAAGTCGATGGCGCCTCGACCGGCCTGATGTCCGCGATCCGCAACAATGAATCGATCAAGCGGGCGACGCTGACCGTACGCAAGGCCGGAGGCACCGAACCGGTCGAATACCTGCGCATCGTGCTGGAGCAGGCGCGCATCACCTCGCTGAAGCTGCATAGCGGCGGCGCGGGCGACGGCCCGGCGATCAGCGAACAGGTTGGCATCGGCTTCCAGAAGATCCGCGTGGAATACCAACCCCAGGGCTCCAGCGGCGGCTCGCGCGGCGCCTCCACCTTCGAAGCCGACGTCGGCTCCAACACGTAGTCCACACGGGAACCAGCATGAGCACACCAGCGATCGCCGAACAGGCCTTGCGCGATGGCGACGTCGACGCCGCTCTGAAGGCACTGCAGGATCAGGTGCGGGCCAATCCGTCCAAGGCGGAGCTGCGCGTCTTCCTGTTCCAGTTGCTCTCGGTGCTCGGTCAGTGGGAGCGGGCCCTCAACCAGCTGAACGTCGCTTCGGAACTCGACGCGAGCACCCTGGCGATGGCCCAGATGTACCGCGAAGCGCTGCGTTGCGAACTGCTGCGCGCCGAGGTTTTTGCCGGCAAGCGCTCGCCGGTGATCTTCGGCCAGCCGGAAGACTGGCTTGCGCTGCTGATCGAGTCTCTCCTGATGCAGGGTCGCGGCGAGGCCGCGGCAGCCGAACGCCTGCGCGCGCAGGCTTTCGAGCAGGCGCCGACGAGCAGCGGCACGATCGACGGCCAGGCCTTCGCCTGGATCGCCGACGCCGACATGCGTCTGGGACCGGTCTGCGAAGCTGTGATCAATGGCCGCTACTACTGGATTCCCTATTCGCGCCTCCAGCGCCTCGACATCGAAGCGCCGACCGACCTGCGCGACATGGTGTGGGCGCC is a genomic window of Niveibacterium sp. SC-1 containing:
- a CDS encoding DUF3365 domain-containing protein, yielding MKLLLKFNLVFLIVFLIGLGAAASITRSLLQRGAEDEVLETARFLMEKAIAVRTYTSTQIAPLLKDQMEQTFLPQSVPAYSATEVLNELRKTHPEYNYKEATLNPTNPRDRAVEWESDLVTQFRNRDELKEFVGQRDTPTGRSLYVARPIRITNPACLACHSTAAAAPQPMIAKYGPSNGFGWTLNEVIGAQVVSVPMDVPFQRAEKAFKVFMTMIVGVFLAIGIALNLLMWFLVIRPVSRLSALSDRVSLGELDAPEFKTRSRDEIGTLAESFGRMRKSLVQAMKMLES
- the tssC gene encoding type VI secretion system contractile sheath large subunit, coding for MADPQLESGAQGVAAEANEFASLLQKEFKPKTDEAKEAVGRAVRTLAEQALSQTQLIGNDVVKSIEAIIAELDKKLSEQINQIMHQADFQKLEGAWRGLHYLVNNTETDEMLKVRVMNISKADVGKTLKRYKGTAWDQSPLFKKVYEEEYGQFGGEPYGCIVGDYHFDHSPQDVELLAEMAKVSAAAHTPFIAGVSPTVMQMETWQELANPRDLSKIFTTPEYAAWRSLRESDDARYIGLAMPRFLARIPYGAKTNPVEEFDFEEDTAGADHNKYTWANSAYAMAVNINRSFKEYGWCSRIRGIESGGAVEGLPVHSFPTDDGGVDMKCPTEIAISDRREAELAKNGFMPLIHRKNSDFAAFIGAQSLQKPAEYDDPDATANANLAARLPYLFATCRFAHYLKCIVRDKVGSFKERGDVQRWLQDWIMNYVDGDPAHSSEDTKARRPLAAAEVVVEEVEGNPGYYSSKFFLRPHYQLEGLTVSLRLVSKLPSQKAG
- the tssB gene encoding type VI secretion system contractile sheath small subunit — its product is MAGSSQKFIARNRAPRVQIEYDVELYGAEKKVQLPFVMGVLADLSGKPAEPLAPVADRKFLEIDVDNFDTRMKSMKPRVAFQVPNTLTGEGNLNVELTFESMDDFSPAAIARKVDSLNKLLEARQQLSNLITYMDGKSGAEELISKVLQDPALLQTLASTPKPEDGPSA
- the tssA gene encoding type VI secretion system protein TssA, whose product is MDLEVWLAPVSEDSPCGPNLEYDPEFQQLEEAAKEKPDQEFGGDGAYQRIEGASADWSAVRKLAESLITRTKDLRVAVYLLQALLATEGFKGMDVGARLIHGLLERYWDKLHPELDADDNDDPTMRVNALSPLASTDAVVATLRSAWVVRSRQHGVLTVRDIEVMLGKMPARENGPQFSELQIAAMIGEAIKESPELVRTARSALDTTKAISSLLIDRVGAAASLDLKQLVTTLYGVQQQVQAAAPSGDQTATAAVEEGAESGSGSSATVVIARSGEIRSREDVVTTLDRICEYLSRTEPTSPVPILLRRAQRMMGMSFLELINDMAPDGLPQAERVVGQRLDQ
- a CDS encoding serine/threonine-protein kinase, with protein sequence MSAATPERIGKYPIRRRLGEGAMGIVFEAFDPVIQRPLAIKTIRRQLIEGEGTGPMAVARFKNEAKAAGRLAHPGIAAVYEYGEDQDFAYIAMEFVAGNTLREYLDRKVEFPEEDVVSVMFQLLDALEYAHHHGVWHRDIKPANLMVTGTGQVKVTDFGIARIEANGLTLDGSMLGTPGFMAPEQFSGEGIDQRIDIYAAGALLYQLLTGAPPFSGTLESVMYRTVTQEAPTLSSHAQGARWRHFEGVVAKALARDRDLRFRSAREFKQALVEASHGPVNAAITDSTVVLGQEAIAMAMAAYARQGARRQSEIPTQQGEVTGTPVPVHASTQGANQTQFDARTLSLFEADLARHVGPMAKLLVRRAAGQAVDVESLRDLLANHLENADDRTAFLSAHAALGSKTGGAGKTLVVGSAAATAATGGGGTGSSQAQTRAHASLGGSLMAQPLTPDIVDRAALLLAARMGPIARVLVKKAASKAPDVEALLREIAATVDQADFDLPSFRRDLMTPKK
- a CDS encoding type VI secretion system tube protein Hcp, producing the protein MAVDMFIKIGDIKGESKDEKHADEVDVLAWSWGLSQSGTAHSGTGAGAGKVNVQDISLTKWVDSSSTALIVAACKGTHIKEAKLTVRKAGDKPLEYIKITLNDVLVSSVQTGGSGGEDRLTENVVLNFAKFKVEYTIQAKEGGAGATSTAAWDIPANKPQG
- a CDS encoding type VI secretion system accessory protein TagJ produces the protein MSTPAIAEQALRDGDVDAALKALQDQVRANPSKAELRVFLFQLLSVLGQWERALNQLNVASELDASTLAMAQMYREALRCELLRAEVFAGKRSPVIFGQPEDWLALLIESLLMQGRGEAAAAERLRAQAFEQAPTSSGTIDGQAFAWIADADMRLGPVCEAVINGRYYWIPYSRLQRLDIEAPTDLRDMVWAPAHFQFKNGGETVGVIPTRYPGSESATDPLVRLARKTEWRDQGDDVFHGLGQRIFSTDIGDHALLEVRQIQIDGGEDSGDAPEER
- a CDS encoding type VI secretion system tube protein Hcp, coding for MALDDMFLKIEGSRQGPINGGSVDVKHKDEIDILSWSWGMQGNANAFQTGTSRTTLDELVVSKKVDGASTGLMSAIRNNESIKRATLTVRKAGGTEPVEYLRIVLEQARITSLKLHSGGAGDGPAISEQVGIGFQKIRVEYQPQGSSGGSRGASTFEADVGSNT